The Rhinolophus ferrumequinum isolate MPI-CBG mRhiFer1 chromosome 6, mRhiFer1_v1.p, whole genome shotgun sequence genome has a window encoding:
- the IRF9 gene encoding interferon regulatory factor 9 isoform X1: MASGRARCTRKLRNWVVEQVDSGQFSGVCWEDEAKTMFRIPWKHAGKQDFREDQDAAFFKAWAIFKGKYKEGDTEGPAIWKTRLRCALNKSPEFEEVPENGHRDGAEPYKVYRLLPPGTLPAPAGTQKSPSKRHHSSVSPDRAEDEGITKNCILSPSLLQDPLKTEEVGAHGGAGHSNLESSSSSSSSSSSSEPQEGADTTEAPFQENQASLERLPPPDSDYSLLLTFIYSGHVVGEAQVQSLDCRLVAEPSGSQCGMEQVVFPKPGPQEPTQRLLSQLERGVLVASNSRGLFVQRLCPIPVSWSAPHAPPGPGPHLLPSNECVELFRTTYFCRDLARYFQGLGPPPKFQVTLNFWEEKPGPNHTLQSLITVQMEQAFARHLLEETPEDQAAILSLLQSLGDPPSSSLLCSSSFL; the protein is encoded by the exons ATGGCGTCAGGCAGGGCACGCTGCACCCGAAAGCTCCGAAACTGGGTGGTGGAGCAAGTGGACAGCGGGCAGTTCTCAGGGGTCTGCTGGGAAGATGAAGCTAAGACCATGTTCAGGATTCCCTGGAAGCACGCCGGCAAGCAGGACTTCCGGGAGGATCAGGATGCCGCCTTCTTCAAG GCCTGGGCGATATTTAAGGGAAAGTACAAGGAGGGGGACACGGAAGGCCCCGCTATCTGGAAGACTCGTCTGCGCTGTGCTCTCAACAAAAGTCCTGAGTTTGAGGAGGTTCCTGAGAACGGCCATCGGGATGGGGCTGAGCCCTATAAGGTGTATCGGCTGCTGCCACCAGGAACCCTCCCTG CTCCAGCAGGAACCCAGAAATCACCATCAAAGAGACATCACAGCTCTGTGTCCCCCGACAGGGCGGAGGATGAGGGTATCACGAAGAACTGTATACTCAGCCCCTCCTTGCTGCAGGACCCCCTCAAAACC gaggaggtgggggcCCATGGGGGAGCAGGCCATTCAAACCTGGagagcagtagcagcagcagcagcagcagcagcagctctgagCCTCAGGAAG gtGCTGACACAACTGAGGCCCCTTTCCAAGAAAATCAGGCCTCCCTGGAGCGGCTGCCCCCTCCAGACTCAG ACTACTCGCTGCTGCTCACTTTCATCTACAGTGGACACGTGGTGGGTGAGGCCCAGGTGCAGAGCCTGGACTGCCGCCTTGTGGCGGAGCCCTCGGGCTCCCAGTGTGGCATGGAGCAGGTGGTGTTTCCCAAGCCCGGCCCGCAAGAGCCCACCCAGCGCCTGCTCAGCCAGCTCGAGAGAGGTGTCCTGGTGGCCAGCAACTCCCGAGGCCTCTTTGTGCAGCGCCTGTGCCCCATCCCCGTCTCCTGGAGCGCACCCCACGCCCCGCCTGGTCCAGGCCCGCATCTGCTGCCCAGCAATGAGTGTGTGGAGCTTTTCAGAACCACCTACTTCTGCAGAG ACTTGGCCAGGTACTTCCAGGGCCTGGGCCCCCCACCCAAGTTTCAGGTGACACTGAATTTCTGGGAGGAGAAGCCTGGCCCCAACCACACCCTACAGAGTCTTATCACAGTGCAG ATGGAGCAGGCCTTTGCCCGACACTTACTGGAGGAGACTCCAGAGGACCAGGCAGCCATTCTGTCCCTGTTGCAAAGCCTAGGGGACCCaccttcctcctctctgctctgttcCTCCAGTTTTCTTTGA
- the IRF9 gene encoding interferon regulatory factor 9 isoform X2 gives MASGRARCTRKLRNWVVEQVDSGQFSGVCWEDEAKTMFRIPWKHAGKQDFREDQDAAFFKAWAIFKGKYKEGDTEGPAIWKTRLRCALNKSPEFEEVPENGHRDGAEPYKVYRLLPPGTLPAPAGTQKSPSKRHHSSVSPDRAEDEGITKNCILSPSLLQDPLKTVLTQLRPLSKKIRPPWSGCPLQTQSPMLTRWTPGRGTGTAGRSLSADYSLLLTFIYSGHVVGEAQVQSLDCRLVAEPSGSQCGMEQVVFPKPGPQEPTQRLLSQLERGVLVASNSRGLFVQRLCPIPVSWSAPHAPPGPGPHLLPSNECVELFRTTYFCRDLARYFQGLGPPPKFQVTLNFWEEKPGPNHTLQSLITVQMEQAFARHLLEETPEDQAAILSLLQSLGDPPSSSLLCSSSFL, from the exons ATGGCGTCAGGCAGGGCACGCTGCACCCGAAAGCTCCGAAACTGGGTGGTGGAGCAAGTGGACAGCGGGCAGTTCTCAGGGGTCTGCTGGGAAGATGAAGCTAAGACCATGTTCAGGATTCCCTGGAAGCACGCCGGCAAGCAGGACTTCCGGGAGGATCAGGATGCCGCCTTCTTCAAG GCCTGGGCGATATTTAAGGGAAAGTACAAGGAGGGGGACACGGAAGGCCCCGCTATCTGGAAGACTCGTCTGCGCTGTGCTCTCAACAAAAGTCCTGAGTTTGAGGAGGTTCCTGAGAACGGCCATCGGGATGGGGCTGAGCCCTATAAGGTGTATCGGCTGCTGCCACCAGGAACCCTCCCTG CTCCAGCAGGAACCCAGAAATCACCATCAAAGAGACATCACAGCTCTGTGTCCCCCGACAGGGCGGAGGATGAGGGTATCACGAAGAACTGTATACTCAGCCCCTCCTTGCTGCAGGACCCCCTCAAAACC gtGCTGACACAACTGAGGCCCCTTTCCAAGAAAATCAGGCCTCCCTGGAGCGGCTGCCCCCTCCAGACTCAG AGCCCCATGCTGACCAGGTGGACGCCTGGGAGAGGCACTGGTACAGCTGGTCGTTCTCTGTCTGCAGACTACTCGCTGCTGCTCACTTTCATCTACAGTGGACACGTGGTGGGTGAGGCCCAGGTGCAGAGCCTGGACTGCCGCCTTGTGGCGGAGCCCTCGGGCTCCCAGTGTGGCATGGAGCAGGTGGTGTTTCCCAAGCCCGGCCCGCAAGAGCCCACCCAGCGCCTGCTCAGCCAGCTCGAGAGAGGTGTCCTGGTGGCCAGCAACTCCCGAGGCCTCTTTGTGCAGCGCCTGTGCCCCATCCCCGTCTCCTGGAGCGCACCCCACGCCCCGCCTGGTCCAGGCCCGCATCTGCTGCCCAGCAATGAGTGTGTGGAGCTTTTCAGAACCACCTACTTCTGCAGAG ACTTGGCCAGGTACTTCCAGGGCCTGGGCCCCCCACCCAAGTTTCAGGTGACACTGAATTTCTGGGAGGAGAAGCCTGGCCCCAACCACACCCTACAGAGTCTTATCACAGTGCAG ATGGAGCAGGCCTTTGCCCGACACTTACTGGAGGAGACTCCAGAGGACCAGGCAGCCATTCTGTCCCTGTTGCAAAGCCTAGGGGACCCaccttcctcctctctgctctgttcCTCCAGTTTTCTTTGA
- the REC8 gene encoding meiotic recombination protein REC8 homolog isoform X1 yields MFYYPSVLQRHTGCFATIWLAATRGSRLVKREYLKVNVVKTCEEILNYVLVRVQPPQAGLPRPRFSLYLSAQLQIGVVRVYSQQCQYLVEDIQHILERLHRAQLQIRIDMVETDLPSLLLPSRLAMMETLEDAPDPFFGMMSVDPRLPSPFDIPQIRHLLEAVTPERIPEEIPPEVPTEPRKPDRVLVTALSPEAITLREAEPIHILEIEGERDLPEVSRRDLDLLIAEEDEAILLEERVSKEEPRALEVEIAVPPLSPPALAPVEGAAEPLPGEVLAPEELKPAVWEPEALLAEVTPPKELRLPAPLSPERKRPPVSPPARRPRRRRQLLFWDKETQISRENFQKQLQPRVHCWECPMVQPPERTIRSPTELFQTPTYRKMVGIGVWDLRTPYSLVILMFQTLSLLPPCPHPAGWLPPELLAFWTRCAEPPPKALRRMPPLEPEEVAAAEEERRMAEIPSDIEVLREAQEPSGPLMVSSELSLEAAEEEKSRTILVPPEERWAWAEAEQPEAPALPVVPELPEVPMEMPLELPPEPELLSLEAVHRAVALELQANREPDFNSLVSPLSPRWMAARVFYLLLVLAMQQILRIEQEKPYGRLLIQPGPRFHCG; encoded by the exons ATGTTCTACTATCCCAGCGTGCTTCAGCGCCACACTGGCTGCTTCGCCACTATCTG gcTGGCAGCCACACGCGGCAGCCGGCTAGTGAAACGCGAATACCTGAAGGTGAACGTGGTGAAGACCTG CGAGGAAATCCTCAATTACGTGCTGGTACGAGTGCAACCCCCGCAGGCCGGCCTGCCGCGGCCCCGCTTCTCGCTCTATCTTTCAGCCCAGCTCCAGATAGGCGTGGTCCGGGTCTACTCACAACAATGCCAGTACCTCGTAG AGGACATCCAGCACATCCTGGAGCGTCTACACCGTGCCCAGCTGCAGATCCGCATAGATATGGTGGAGACTGACCT ACCCAGCCTGCTGCTTCCTAGCCGCCTGGCCATGATGGAGACCCTGGAAGATGCTCCAGACCCCTTTTTTGGGATGATGTCGGTGGATCCCAGACTTCCCAGCCCCTTCGATATCCCTCAG ATTCGACACCTTTTGGAGGCTGTGACCCCAGAAAGAATTCCTGAGGAGATCCCTCCTGAAGTCCCTACAGAGCCTAGGAAACCAG ACAGGGTCCTGGTCACTGCGCTGTCTCCTGAGGCCATCACTCTCCGGGAGGCAGAGCCCATACACATACTGGAGATTGAG GGTGAACGGGACCTCCCAGAGGTTAGCCGCCGAGACTTGGACCTGCTCATTGCTGAGGAAGATGAAGCCATCTTGTTGGAGGAACGAG TGTCCAAGGAGGAGCCCCGGGCCCTGGAAGTGGAAATTGCTGTTCCCCCGCTCTCACCTCCAGCTCTTGCACC GGTGGAAGGGGCAGCAGAACCACTTCCAGGTGAGGTCTTGGCCCCAGAGGAGCTGAAGCCAGCAGTCTGGGAGCCCGAGGCCCTGCTTGCTG AGGTGACGCCCCCGAAGGAGCTGCGTCTCCCGGCCCCACTCAGCCCAGAG CGGAAGAGGCCCCCTGTCTCCCCACCTGCTCGCcgtccccgccgccgccgccagttATTGTTTTGGGACAAGGAGACTCAGATCTCCCGGGAGAATTTCCAGAAACAACTGCAACCCAGAGTTCACTGCTGGGAGTGT CCAATGGTGCAGCCTCCTGAGAGGACCATCAGAAGCCCCACGGAGCTGTTCCAAACCCCAACTTACCGTAAGATGGTGGGAATTGGCGTGTGGGATCTTAGGACCCCGTATTCCTTAGTGATCCTTATGTTTCAAACCCTGTCCCTGCTGCCACCTTGTCCCCACCCAGCTGGCTGGCTACCCCCAGAACTGCTGGCTTTCTGGACCCGCTGTGCCGAGCCACCCCCAAAAGCACTCAGGCGGATGCCACCCCTGGAGCCCGAGGAGGTGGCAGCGgctgaggaggaaaggagaatggCTGAAATTCCGAGTGATATTGAG GTCCTGAGGGAGGCCCAGGAGCCCAGTGGGCCCCTCATGGTGTCTTCAG AGCTCTCCCTAGAAGCAGCTGAGGAGGAGAAGTCTCGCACCATCCTCGTTCCCCCGGAAGAGCGGTG GGCTTGGGCTGAGGCGGAGCAGCCAGAGGCCCCTGCATTGCCCGTGGTGCCTGAACTCCCTGAGGTACCCATGGAGATGCCTTTGGAGCTGCCCCCCGAGCCTGAGCTACTCTCCCTTGAGGCCGTGCACAG GGCAGTGGCACTAGAGCTGCAGGCCAACAGGGAGCCAGATTTCAACAGCCTGGTGTCACCTCTCAGCCCTCGCTGGATGGCCGCCCGGGTCTTCTACCTGCTCCTGG TGCTCGCAATGCAGCAGATCCTTCGTATTGAACAAGAGAAGCCATACGGGCGCCTCCTGATCCAGCCAGGGCCCCGATTCCACTGCGGTTAG
- the REC8 gene encoding meiotic recombination protein REC8 homolog isoform X2, producing MFYYPSVLQRHTGCFATIWLAATRGSRLVKREYLKVNVVKTCEEILNYVLVRVQPPQAGLPRPRFSLYLSAQLQIGVVRVYSQQCQYLVEDIQHILERLHRAQLQIRIDMVETDLPSLLLPSRLAMMETLEDAPDPFFGMMSVDPRLPSPFDIPQIRHLLEAVTPERIPEEIPPEVPTEPRKPDRVLVTALSPEAITLREAEPIHILEIEGERDLPEVSRRDLDLLIAEEDEAILLEERVSKEEPRALEVEIAVPPLSPPALAPVEGAAEPLPGEVLAPEELKPAVWEPEALLAEVTPPKELRLPAPLSPERKRPPVSPPARRPRRRRQLLFWDKETQISRENFQKQLQPRVHCWECPMVQPPERTIRSPTELFQTPTYPGWLPPELLAFWTRCAEPPPKALRRMPPLEPEEVAAAEEERRMAEIPSDIEVLREAQEPSGPLMVSSELSLEAAEEEKSRTILVPPEERWAWAEAEQPEAPALPVVPELPEVPMEMPLELPPEPELLSLEAVHRAVALELQANREPDFNSLVSPLSPRWMAARVFYLLLVLAMQQILRIEQEKPYGRLLIQPGPRFHCG from the exons ATGTTCTACTATCCCAGCGTGCTTCAGCGCCACACTGGCTGCTTCGCCACTATCTG gcTGGCAGCCACACGCGGCAGCCGGCTAGTGAAACGCGAATACCTGAAGGTGAACGTGGTGAAGACCTG CGAGGAAATCCTCAATTACGTGCTGGTACGAGTGCAACCCCCGCAGGCCGGCCTGCCGCGGCCCCGCTTCTCGCTCTATCTTTCAGCCCAGCTCCAGATAGGCGTGGTCCGGGTCTACTCACAACAATGCCAGTACCTCGTAG AGGACATCCAGCACATCCTGGAGCGTCTACACCGTGCCCAGCTGCAGATCCGCATAGATATGGTGGAGACTGACCT ACCCAGCCTGCTGCTTCCTAGCCGCCTGGCCATGATGGAGACCCTGGAAGATGCTCCAGACCCCTTTTTTGGGATGATGTCGGTGGATCCCAGACTTCCCAGCCCCTTCGATATCCCTCAG ATTCGACACCTTTTGGAGGCTGTGACCCCAGAAAGAATTCCTGAGGAGATCCCTCCTGAAGTCCCTACAGAGCCTAGGAAACCAG ACAGGGTCCTGGTCACTGCGCTGTCTCCTGAGGCCATCACTCTCCGGGAGGCAGAGCCCATACACATACTGGAGATTGAG GGTGAACGGGACCTCCCAGAGGTTAGCCGCCGAGACTTGGACCTGCTCATTGCTGAGGAAGATGAAGCCATCTTGTTGGAGGAACGAG TGTCCAAGGAGGAGCCCCGGGCCCTGGAAGTGGAAATTGCTGTTCCCCCGCTCTCACCTCCAGCTCTTGCACC GGTGGAAGGGGCAGCAGAACCACTTCCAGGTGAGGTCTTGGCCCCAGAGGAGCTGAAGCCAGCAGTCTGGGAGCCCGAGGCCCTGCTTGCTG AGGTGACGCCCCCGAAGGAGCTGCGTCTCCCGGCCCCACTCAGCCCAGAG CGGAAGAGGCCCCCTGTCTCCCCACCTGCTCGCcgtccccgccgccgccgccagttATTGTTTTGGGACAAGGAGACTCAGATCTCCCGGGAGAATTTCCAGAAACAACTGCAACCCAGAGTTCACTGCTGGGAGTGT CCAATGGTGCAGCCTCCTGAGAGGACCATCAGAAGCCCCACGGAGCTGTTCCAAACCCCAACTTACC CTGGCTGGCTACCCCCAGAACTGCTGGCTTTCTGGACCCGCTGTGCCGAGCCACCCCCAAAAGCACTCAGGCGGATGCCACCCCTGGAGCCCGAGGAGGTGGCAGCGgctgaggaggaaaggagaatggCTGAAATTCCGAGTGATATTGAG GTCCTGAGGGAGGCCCAGGAGCCCAGTGGGCCCCTCATGGTGTCTTCAG AGCTCTCCCTAGAAGCAGCTGAGGAGGAGAAGTCTCGCACCATCCTCGTTCCCCCGGAAGAGCGGTG GGCTTGGGCTGAGGCGGAGCAGCCAGAGGCCCCTGCATTGCCCGTGGTGCCTGAACTCCCTGAGGTACCCATGGAGATGCCTTTGGAGCTGCCCCCCGAGCCTGAGCTACTCTCCCTTGAGGCCGTGCACAG GGCAGTGGCACTAGAGCTGCAGGCCAACAGGGAGCCAGATTTCAACAGCCTGGTGTCACCTCTCAGCCCTCGCTGGATGGCCGCCCGGGTCTTCTACCTGCTCCTGG TGCTCGCAATGCAGCAGATCCTTCGTATTGAACAAGAGAAGCCATACGGGCGCCTCCTGATCCAGCCAGGGCCCCGATTCCACTGCGGTTAG